The genome window TATCTATGTAGAACATAGATATATTACTATTTCTTAGTAATATATCTATGTTCTATAtctattttaagtatatttgacgacctccctggcgcagtggtgagcgctgtggtcttaatagtgggaggtcccgggttcgattcctggaaggggtttggaattttataatttctaaatttctggtcttcGGCCgtcgctagttaccaccctaccggcaaagccgtgccgccaagcgattttgcgttccggtacgatgccgtgtagaaaccaaaggggtatgggtttaataaaaactgccataccccttccaggttagcccgctatcatcttagactgcatcatcacttaccaccaggtgagattgcagtcaaaggctaacttgtatctaaataagaataataataaaaaaacctccaggtttttaattatacccatgcaaaagatcACGATCACGAATaactcacttcctgaaaatgtcagagagaactgccactcagtacactcattcaaatacagagtgaagcagtattacctatcattaatatagagtattctatatattatatgtatttatattttttcatatattatgtatataattatttatgataagtattattattgtatataagttgatttgggtatttattataagatatttaagtagtttattagattctagtactgtagacctattccacttcttgatacgccttactcacaaccttgaatgggaagctggaagaaatctctgtttagagataagcatttccaatgtaacttaatttattattactttgtaactacaatttttggtacatgaataataaaaataaataaataaataaataaataacaaaaaaaactcactttggcatttataatatgagtagtgatattTACGTTCGCCTCTGCCCTGGCGTTTATAGTCCACgcttttaagtatattttatagaaaaacatATGAATTTAGATATAAATGATCACTAACCCATATATGGTATGTTCGCTGGTGACACACGAGCTGTACTTGAAGGGGATGGGCTGGTAGCCGTACGAGCCCGCGTACGGCATGTACCCGGGGCCCATCATACTGAAACAATTCTATTTATGAGGGCACCATTGCCAGAGTGTAAGTAAAATTGACATAAGTGTGTGTGCAATTGACATGAGTGTGTGGACAATCGACATGAGTGTGTGGACAATCGACATAAGTGTGTGGACAAATCGACATGAGTCTACGTAATTATTGAAATGAGTGTGTGGACAATCGACATGACTCTACGTAATTATTGAAATGAGTGTGTGGATAATTGACATGAgtttacgttttttttaaatttattatgagTGTCATCTATCATTTACGTGAGTCCATATTCTATAGTTGACTTTGTGTATTCACAATTGTCATGAGTGGGTGTACAATTGAGATAACTTTGTGTATACTTATCATGAGTGTGTATACAATTGTCAGGAGTATGTGTACAATTATCATGAGTTTATGTATAATTGTCATGAGTTTGTGTACAATTGTCATGAGCGTGTACACAATAACTTTACATTTACTTGGAAGCGAAATAAGGAATATGTAGATTTTTTATACTCACTTGGGGTTAGGTAGAGGAGCCAAGGTATCTGACGCCAGACTGTCCTGGTCCGCGCTCCTCAGCCGCAGGGCTGCCATGTCCGCACAGAGCTCCCCCGCCACGTAGTAGCATTGTTCGGAAAATGTGATCTTGTTGACCGTGTGTCTGATGAAACCGGCCTGGAATGAGGAAATTATTTTTGGTTTAACTATCCATATTGTTAagatgaaaaccactttgatatacttttacATACTTTAATCACGGTTTGCTTATTAAATTGGTTTACAAGTAAGTACAATGAACTATTCATATCCCAAGTGTCCCATAGAGTCTAGAGTCTATGCCAAAACCATCGACTCTCGGAGAAATGTCAGAGGGTACTAGCCAGTGTGCAGTTGACTATCAACATTAGTCCTGTAACACACTATAAACAATCCGCCTAACAATATAAacggtgtaaccagaacgctaacaaaaacctAGTGTTATTGGtattgattctgagcacaacctaattttagagtattcgtatCCTCTTCTtcctaatgtaatatgaaaaggacagatgcagtttgacagttttaaatataatttttagatggtaaaacccgtgattttagcgcacagtcgcgagcctactgtttaaatttgtagcgtgaactaaaatttagagtctttaaatgtaaagttcatgttctgtccctttttagcattgttaaaaagaaaaggatgcagatactctaaatttagtttagagaaagacaacggaatcggtgccattgttatactacctaaacacaattcaatacaTTACCTTTAGCGTCagccagatgttttatttgcaaaataatcgtaaacttttacaaaattataggatgtTTTTACATactttttcgcgttttttttgtggtatcatatcagtaatcatcagtactatcacctttgtttttgccagggttctggttacagcctgtatatataaaaaaaaaacgaaagccaactgactgactgatcaaccaacgcacagctcaacccactgaacggatcgggctgaaatttggcgtgcagatagctattatgacgtagacatccgttaagaaaggatttttgaaaattcaaaagtaagttaaattaaaaagtaaaatagggggtttgaaatttgtgtacttaaCGCAGATAGTATAACATTAATAAACTTACTTTGAGCATATGCGACGCATATTTCCTAGCGTCGCGTCGGTCCGCTATACCCGCGACGTGCTGAAGTATCCAGTCCACCACGTCGGCCCCGATGAACGCGTTGGGTATCGTGATCTTTAGCCACATTCGGTCGCGGATCTCCAAACCTATGTAATACAAGAGCATGTATAATTGATCTGGAGAAACACACCACTTGCCAGAACAAGCCAATTGATATGGAGAAACACCCCACTTGCCAGAACAAGCCAATTGATCTGGAGAAACACCCCACTTGCCAGAACAAGCCAATTGATCTGGAGAAACACCCCACTTGCCAGAACAAGCCAATTCTAGCAAGTGGATCTGGAATAACACCTCACTCACCAGAGTCGGGGCTGAGCATAGCTCTCACGATCCTCGCCATGTCCATGCCGATAGCCAGGGTGGGTTCAGCTGGCAACGAGCCAGCGTCTGACCCTCGCTCTGGTATGGAGGCCGCTGGCAGGGTGGACAGGGGAGGAGGTGGGTACGCTTCACGGAGAGCCTGTGTGTGGGCTACCCATGCACCTGGAAAGAAAAAACCATGAAAACCTTACTCATTGTATCTGTACTTCCCACGAAACTTTCACCGATAACagccgccaaacagaacaacTGTATTGAGGCTGCCATCTTTTATTGAGGTTTACCtacatttagttttattttaaccacACATcatatgattattatgattattatgattattatgattattatgattattttgaatagactaagcagctatCGCTGATgagtctatatcagaagtgcttcgagttttccaaatgtttgtctaatctattcttgaactgagaacttgacataaccacatccttaggcaatgaTGGTTACAtgccctaattttttttttttaaatattaccacTTACCAGGGTCAATGGGCCTGACGGGTTCTGTGCGTGGGATGGTGAAGTAGCCCTTGGGGTTGGGGTCCCAGCACTTGGCCACCACCAACTTGATGGGGCCTGGTTTCTGGACCACCTCGCGTAGAACCCTCACTGCTTCATCGTTGGTCATGTCTTCGAAATTTACGTCGTTAACCTGGAAAGGGaagtggattcaggtttttaaaaatcccgtgggaactctttgattttccgggataaaatgtccttcctctggatgcaagctatctctgtaccaaatttcgtcaaaatcggttgaacggatgggccgtgaaaggctagcagacagacagacaagagtgaataggcatcttctaggtcttaggccacatcatcactttccatcacgCGTgactgtggtcaagcgtttgcctataatgaataaaaaaataaaataaaaaaacaaagattccaacgaattgagaacctcctccttttttgaagtcagttaaaaagacacaatttcacatttaaaatataagcacGGATAAAATCCATGAACACAcctgtgtaaaataaatattattttgaaataaatcactattaatattatgatgtgaATAATATTGAGTTGTTTACTTGTGTtacttgtccttcaatcacaacaCAGTAGAGCCGcagatgaatgaatgaatgaatgaatatacttttagttttagtgtacagaaaaagctgtgatagcctagcggttaggatgtccgccttctaatcggaggtcggttccatcccgggcatgcacctcaaacttttcaaagttatgtgcatttcaagtaatttaatatcacttgctttaatggtgaaggaatacatcgtgaggaaacctgcatgcctgagagttctccataatgttctcaaaggtgtgagaagtgtaccaatctgcacatggccagcgtggtacactatggccaaaacacttctcactctgagaggagacccattctttgtagtgagccagcgatgggttgatcatgatgatgaagtaaaatACTAGCATTACCTGCAAAATCATGTCTCCAGGTTCAATCCTGCCGTCCAAAGCCACTGCCCCTCCTTTCATTATACTCCCCACATAAATTCCCCCATCACCACCCTTATTTGACTGACCCACTATTGATATACCAAGAAAATTCACAGTATCCATATTCAAAGTAACAGTTATAATATGCATGGACATGGTCGAGTCAGTGATTGAAGAATAAGAGGATGTTCTAGACATAACTTGGGGCCTCTTCCGTCTCCGTTGAGGCCTCTTGCGTGAACTGACTTGCAAGTGTGACACGCTACTGCATTCTGTTAACGCTCGGTCTACAGATGCATTTGTATGCCTCCCTGTGGTTGTAGTAATCTCAGATTGGCTGTCAAATAGACTCGTAGAGTCTAAATCTGAGGATAACACTGAGGCTGTTTCATATTCTAAACCGTGGTTACCATATTTCGAATGACCATTTATTCTGAGACCTCGGTATTTGTATTTGTCACACGAAGCCCTGTGACCGGGTCGGGAGCTTATCGTACTGTCTGTATCGGTACAGGTGTCCCTAGTTAAGGGCACTGTAGGAGCCCCGTGTATGTTTTGTTTCGTCTTCCCAGCATTACTGTCAGTACACTGCGAAGCCCCGTCCGACGGGTTGGAACCTTCCGCGGACACTAGCCAAGACACAACACGACCGTTAAAACACGGCAGATGAGCGTTATCGTCCACTATTTCCTCTTTAACAACACCGAAATCATCATCCAtggatttgaaaaaaaacttgtaGTTCGGCCTGTTCAATTGATTTTTAAAGTCCAACAGCGTCACTTTCTCGGGAGATATCGGTATTTTCACTAAATACGGCGTCTCCTCGTCGTCTATGTAATAAATAACCTTTGTCTCCTccattttaaaacatttattattgaaaactaACAACACCCTTACGATCTATAAATATCAGCCGCCATCACAAAAATGGACATTAAATTAGTTCAGTTCGATGACTGCCCGCGGCACCACTGTCGACTTTAGGTAACAAAATAAAGGTTCTTTTCCTGTAAACCCGGATTCCCAAAAACCAAGTTAATTTTTTGGAAAAACTTAAAGTGAAAACAAAATCTATAATTCAAGAGTAATGATAGATAAGATTTATCTGTAAAGGAGTGTaatctgataataatattttatcgcaTAAATCATTCTTATCAGTGATAACCTTATTTCATAAAAGATCATCCGATTTAACTAGctatgaaatattttaatttgagagttctagatattttttatcatttgcTGCATCATTAACAAGAAGCTtatctaattattaattttagaagttgGACCCACCAATCAAGCATACATTTTTAATCTGTAATTAGATTCCAGCACAAACGGGAACGACATGGGAACGacactaaattttatttttgcattgTTGGTACACCTGATGCAGATTAGTGCTGCCAGATTAAATTCCTATCTTCCCACCATTCCCACCCTACGATGATACATCAGTGCCAGGGTGTGGTTTTTCACAGTCAACCAAATACCAATTCgttaaaataagaataagaaaatGCTGTCATGCAATTTCAAATCATGGTTTCATCGTTTTACTGGCTCATTCTATTTAAACTGACCTCTTAAAAGGAGAAGTTCTCGATTCGGTGCTTAATTCTTATATTAATTCCCTTAATAGAGGGACATGTCCTTGACtagcaacaatttttttaaatgacaacAAATGTCAAAATAAGCAATGTTTTGAAAAGTGTAcgttaaaattgaattgaacaaataaaacaaattaaagaataatttactgaaatatttgttttaaaaatggtTATTCAAGAAGAACCGTGGTATATTAGTATTTGCGAAGAATTGGACGAATTCTGTCAGAAAGTTGATGGTACATAAACATAGTTAACATTACCTAATTTAGATTTTCGTTATTTCCTTATTTCGTTCTTTTGAATTGCAGATAAAATAGACAAGGAACTTCAACAGTTAAAGGCTTGCGAGAAAAGGAATGAATTGGAATACAAACTAACACAAGAGCGCAAACTTAATGTAAGTTAGAAACTTTGATCACCTCTGATATTTACTATATCAATACTTATTAAAACTATCAAAGATGTCAGGCAACTCATTTCCGAGCTTTCTAATCATTTAAACTAGCTGAaccccgcgactccgtccgcgtggactacacaaatttcaaacccctatttcacccacttaagggttgaattttcaaaaatcctttcttagcggatgtctacgtcataatagctatatgcatgccaaatttcagcccgatccgtccagtagtttgagctgtgcattgatagatcagtcagtcagcttttccttttatatacatatatagatagataaaatcctttacattgtaatagtattttttactaagtttatgttttaacaaaattttgGATAAGTTGAGAGACATTTCCGATATCATGTcaaggtttaataaaaagaagatcaattcaattcaatgattCCAGGCAGAGCTAACGCAGCAGCTAGCCGAGCTGGACCGGAGAGGAGATGAGCTGGCGAGGACCTGCACCAGCTTCTCTAAGCTCACCATCACAGAGAATGATCAGCAACGACTTGACAATACCAAGTTAGTTATACATACTTAATACTATAGATAtacagcacgatggaccgacaatataaagaggctggcgggaagtggctggaggaggaaggctgaggaccggttgtggtggcgctctttagggaaggcctatgttcaacagtggacgtccacaggctgatgatgatgataaatactATAGATGTACTCATTGATATGACTGGCCACACCTTGTAGCTGGTTAAATCTAGGTGCGACCACCCTTAGCTTTTAGCCataacatcagtacccatattataaattcgaaagtatgtttgtttgtttgtccttcaataaagttgcaacggagcaacagattgacgtgatattttgcacgggtataattaaagacctgaagagtgacataggctactttttatcccggaaaatcctaaatccacgcggacaaagtcgcgggcatcatctagtgtattataaaatactagctaatggccgcgacttcgtccccgtggaattaggtttttcaaaatcctgtgggaattctttggtattccgaataaaaagtagcctatgtgttaatccagggtataatctatctccattccaagtttcatccaaatccgtgcagccgtttttgcgtgattgagtaacaaacatccaaacatccacactttcacatttataatattagtaggaagtaggattacactcattcccacaaatgataCATAGGTATGATTATAGTCAATTCTAAAAGACAACTTTTTGTTTCAGAGAAGCTTACGAGTTGGCCAAAGAGCTCACGGGTATCAGGTTCGATTtcagcgcgccaccaaacaagaTGAAGGGATGTatcctttttacccgactacggcaaagtcaaaaggaagggttcttcttcttcttcgctctgggttggtttccgcacttaaacgtttccgtctgttgtgtgtggaggaagggttatgattttggcagtctatgtatgtatgtgggtttgtatctatgtgtgttccactgtggCTAAACtgctgggccgattttgatgaatgacatgtcaattgatttgttgttatggtccgggtgacatgggctacattttaaatgaacaaaatcaatGAGGCGGATGTTGCACCCAAAAGAGTGGGGGtctcaaaaaaaattttgctgttgtatcgagtgggatgtcaaatgaaagaggagaaaattttgagttcggaaatataaatatatttatgaaattaaaatatacccagcgacagaaaaacaatttttgaCTATTTTCGCACATGTGCGATAATACGATTTTACCGCACAGTTGGCCAACAtttctcattgtgagaggagacccgtgctcagtagtgaggcGGCGATGGGTGGAtcatctaagtatataaaaagaaaaagtgactgactgactgactgatctatcaacgcacagcttcaactactggacggatcgggctgaaaggcattcagatagccattatgacgtagacatccgctaagaaaggatttttgaaaagccattccctaagggggtgaaataggggtttgaaagtatagttcacgcggacgaagtcgcaagcataagctagtgatgaTATATAAATAAAGTCCTCAACACAAAACGACAGACATCAAGAACGAGTCACGTAGAATATTGCTGCCGTTCGATATGGACATGGACCCCGACGCGCTGTGGGCGATGGTGAAGACTGCGAGCGATCCGGCGTTGTTCAACAAGGAGAACCAGCATCCTAATTAGACTAGttgtatcgtgcaaaaagtgttttatttatagttagCTATAAGAATCATAAAGTGGCTCTTTTCGCACATGTGCGATAATACGATTTTTCCGCACAGTTAGCCAATCATTTCTCaatccgagaggagacccgttctcagtagtgagccggcgatgggttgatcatgatatatatgtcggcagagagctctaggatcgtcttatttccttctattggccgtttatctacagggttattaTGTTGGCTTAATAGGAACACGGGATACAATTCTACACAAGTCGTTTCTCttaccatcttcaaaccatattgtttttcttacgtgtccatggtaacccagattgtgtcataatgcgTAGACTCGATCAACGCCACTAGACTCGGACTTTGCGTCCCGATTACTGCTGAGTATCTCCGACAATACATAATAATGTCACTGCACTGTTTACCGACAGTACTTTTATCGCACATGTGCGGTAATACCACTTTACCGTTTTCGAGGGAATGTATTGAAAAAAAGATTTAATTaaacacataataattattacaaaaactttattatacttattgaAAAAGGTTtattgaaacaaaatatttattaccaTTTCAACATTCTACTGGCGTCAAAGGCGGTACGGGACCGGTGTATCGATGCATGGCTCGCATATGCTTCACCACGTAATGGCGCGTGCTGTACGTGCGCGTGCACAGCGTGCATGCATACTTGCACGTGCTGTGGCATGCGCGCTTGTGCATATGCAAAGTGTTGTTCACTTTGAACGATGCGGGGCAGAGGTCGCACTGGAAAAACAAAATACTCCATCATGAATGTTGAAACTGCAAAAGTAGTCTAAAGgtaaaaatctgactgactgactgactgagctatcaacgcacagctctggactgatcgggttgaaataaatttcaacccctaaaggggttattcccgttgagtaacatcCTGTGTGTAACacttactcaacgggaatttttcaaaatagttGTCCCGTTGAGTCGCACTGTTACTCAacagcacaagcttgacgcttagttggagaggaaaggggaatattcgtcatttaacatggctaatattctttaaaaaaaagatgttTATTTACCTGGAACGCCTTGTCAGTGGCGTGAGATTGTCTATGCTGGGCCAGTAGGTACGAGGCGTGGAACTTGGTTCCGCACGACTCACAGACAAACGGTTTCTCCCCGCGGTGACGACGCTCGTGGTTCTGTACaacaatattattgtattagAAATTAACGAAACTTGTTTGTGAAACATGTTAACGAAACTTGCTATCGAAACTTGTTGCCACAGCGCTGCAAAATCAATACTTACCTCACCTCATcatgaaccgatagacgtccactgctggacaaggGACTTgcccacacgctacggtcttgctcCGCCATCCAGCGACTACCGCAGGCTCTTTTCGTGTagtctgtctacctagtggggggtctcccGACGCTgtgcttttcggtgcgaggtcaccatccTAGCACCTTGGGAGCCCAACGCTGAAGGAAATATTTTCCGCCTACCCTCATGGACATGCTGCAAGCGCTCTGGAAGTCGCAGTAGGAGCACTTGTACTTCTCGTAGCCATGCTTCGCTCTGTAGTGGTCCTGCAGACGAAACTTGTTGCCGAAACTTTTGCCGCAGTGCTGCAAAAACAGTAAACactgagctgtgcattgatagatcagtcagtcagtcaccttttccttttttatctGTAGACATGAATCCTGATTTTCATATATCTAACTTcgaaaacataggactttcatataaccttccaccctaacttaggggtaaaatttcgaaaaatccttccttagtgaATTACCCActctacaaagaacacaccctctaaatttcatgtctctaggaccagcggtttaggctgtgcattgatatataagtcagtcagtcaatcagtcaggaccttgaattttatatataggaACAGATTGTAGAGTATTTACCTCACAGACGGGTCTGAGTCCGGCATGCTTCATAGCATGGTGCAGTTTGAGGCTCCCTTTTTGCATCGTTTTGTGACACACTTCACACTCTCCAGTCTCGCGACTCTACAACGAATGTAATcacactaatccatactaatattataatgcgaaaaaTTGTTTGTATGTCTATTTGAAATAAATGACATCCCAGAAAAGTGCACATTCAGTCAACACGCACACACACCcaatatgtaggtgtgactcaacgggaaaacaatttcaaaaaattcccatcgagtcacagtgttactcaacagGACAACAATTCCAAAAAAATCCGTTGACTCACAGTGTTACttacgggggtgtgactcaacgggtataaccctgtctgtctgctagctttacacggcccatccgttcaaccgaatttaataaaatttggtacagagataacttgcatcctgggaatcctaggacataggcaactaactttttatcccgaaaaatcagagatcacacgggatttaaaaaacctaaatctacgcagacgaagtcgcgggcatcacctagtccatactaatattataaatgcgaaagtgtgtctgtctgtctgtctgctaacttttcacggcccatccgttcaactgattatgatgaggtacagagatagcttgcttcccAGGGAAGGACACAGCCCACAGggtactctttatcccggaaaatcaaagagttcccacgggatttaaaaaacctaaatccactcagacgaagtcgcgggcatcagctagtattattataaaggcaaaagtttaaatgtgtgtatgtatgttgtaTGTATACTCTTTCAccaaaaaactactgaacggatttggctgaaatttagaatggagatagcaTAAACAATGACAAATTtaggagcctcaatagctcaacggttaaggagtagactgaaatccgaaaggtcggcagttcaaaccccacccgttgcactataattgtcgtacctactcctaccacaagctttacgcttagttggaggggaaacgggaatattattttattttatttttatttttattgaatggtttactagcgattttaacataaaacttactaactataatatatacataggtttttctatcatgcacaactatgttaaatcttttaaaagtaaacactgcatgcaaattccgtacatgattagcatggccaatattctttaaaaaaaaaggacaACCCAGGCTACTTTTACTCCCAttgagtcacagtgttactcatGGGgttgtgactcaacgggaataacccctttttatcatggaaaatcaaagagtaccagCAGGATTGAAAAacctataagtacgcgacaggtcgagatagcaatcgaggcggagtaacgccccgcataccc of Maniola hyperantus chromosome 26, iAphHyp1.2, whole genome shotgun sequence contains these proteins:
- the dsh gene encoding segment polarity protein dishevelled homolog DVL-3 isoform X1, with translation MEETKVIYYIDDEETPYLVKIPISPEKVTLLDFKNQLNRPNYKFFFKSMDDDFGVVKEEIVDDNAHLPCFNGRVVSWLVSAEGSNPSDGASQCTDSNAGKTKQNIHGAPTVPLTRDTCTDTDSTISSRPGHRASCDKYKYRGLRINGHSKYGNHGLEYETASVLSSDLDSTSLFDSQSEITTTTGRHTNASVDRALTECSSVSHLQVSSRKRPQRRRKRPQVMSRTSSYSSITDSTMSMHIITVTLNMDTVNFLGISIVGQSNKGGDGGIYVGSIMKGGAVALDGRIEPGDMILQVNDVNFEDMTNDEAVRVLREVVQKPGPIKLVVAKCWDPNPKGYFTIPRTEPVRPIDPGAWVAHTQALREAYPPPPLSTLPAASIPERGSDAGSLPAEPTLAIGMDMARIVRAMLSPDSGLEIRDRMWLKITIPNAFIGADVVDWILQHVAGIADRRDARKYASHMLKAGFIRHTVNKITFSEQCYYVAGELCADMAALRLRSADQDSLASDTLAPLPNPNMMGPGYMPYAGSYGYQPIPFKYSSCVTSEHTIYGYNREESVLSGSGGSSAGSDHLTAKEPTAATRENEVKSTSSGSGTSAAADGGGGGARRSHSHSSGSDRATDRPVLFL
- the dsh gene encoding segment polarity protein dishevelled homolog DVL-3 isoform X2, whose amino-acid sequence is MEETKVIYYIDDEETPYLVKIPISPEKVTLLDFKNQLNRPNYKFFFKSMDDDFGVVKEEIVDDNAHLPCFNGRVVSWLVSAEGSNPSDGASQCTDSNAGKTKQNIHGAPTVPLTRDTCTDTDSTISSRPGHRASCDKYKYRGLRINGHSKYGNHGLEYETASVLSSDLDSTSLFDSQSEITTTTGRHTNASVDRALTECSSVSHLQVSSRKRPQRRRKRPQVMSRTSSYSSITDSTMSMHIITVTLNMDTVNFLGISIVGQSNKGGDGGIYVGSIMKGGAVALDGRIEPGDMILQVNDVNFEDMTNDEAVRVLREVVQKPGPIKLVVAKCWDPNPKGYFTIPRTEPVRPIDPGAWVAHTQALREAYPPPPLSTLPAASIPERGSDAGSLPAEPTLAIGMDMARIVRAMLSPDSGLEIRDRMWLKITIPNAFIGADVVDWILQHVAGIADRRDARKYASHMLKAGFIRHTVNKITFSEQCYYVAGELCADMAALRLRSADQDSLASDTLAPLPNPNMMGPGYMPYAGSYGYQPIPFKYSSCVTSEHTIYGYNREESVLSGSGGSSAGSDHLTAKEPTATRENEVKSTSSGSGTSAAADGGGGGARRSHSHSSGSDRATDRPVLFL
- the LOC117994375 gene encoding uncharacterized protein, with the translated sequence MVIQEEPWYISICEELDEFCQKVDDKIDKELQQLKACEKRNELEYKLTQERKLNAELTQQLAELDRRGDELARTCTSFSKLTITENDQQRLDNTKEAYELAKELTGIRFDFSAPPNKMKGYIKNESRRILLPFDMDMDPDALWAMVKTASDPALFNKENQHPN